A single genomic interval of Vicugna pacos chromosome 34, VicPac4, whole genome shotgun sequence harbors:
- the LOC140691306 gene encoding antigen WC1.1-like isoform X1 — MAVKMALNGYLFLQGLCFVLLSIVVGGQALELRLLDGGHRCEGRVEVKHRRRWGTVNHYRWGLQDAAVVCRQLGCGDVFQAPIASYFGPGVGPIWLFNVSCEGTESALHDCSHNPIRDYSRVGLLHSREAGAVCSGFVRLVGGHGPCSGQVEVHSEEDWTPVSDGNFTFLTAQVICAELGCGKAVSVLGHMPFRESDGRVWEEEFGCTGEESELWSCPRVPCPGGTCRHSGAVQVVCSAYTEVRLMNNSTSQCEGQVQMHISGGWRALCASHWTMANAHVVCRQLGCGVATSTPRGTYFVEGSDPIWKARFHCSGAESFLWNCPMTALGAPDCALGNTASVICSGNQTQVLPQCNDSVSEPGGSAASEGSPASCSDSRRLRLADGGGRCAGRVEILHQGSWGTICDDGWDLADAHVVCRQLGCGQAVDASALARFGAGSGPIWLDELNCTGKEPHVWRCPSRGWGRHDCRHKEDAGVVCSEFLALRMVSEDQECAGWLEVFYNGTWGSVCHSPMDDFTLSIVCSQLGCGDRGQLDTSVALREDSRPRWVDFIQCRRTDTSLWECPSDPWTYNSCSPKEEAYVSCAGRRNQSCPSAAPCTDKEKLRLRGGGSQCSGRVEVWHSGSWGTVCDDSWSLAEAQVVCQQLGCGHALEALGSAAFGPGNGSIWLDEVQCRGSEPSLWACAAESWGQNDCKHEEDAGVRCSGERTTLPPATAGTRPRSNPIPGIFSLPGILCLILGALLFLVLVILVTQLLSWRAERRALSRVKGAVHEAVYEEIDYLATTKEDLLRSSGFLSDDSVSQLPYYTEEGAEDSDHKSTPEPPDQRTEAPGEGYDDAEEVPLPEAPPASRMSEGEVPPEEETGMRASQTDSSLNFPREAADPGKGEESPWLDQWEKGDPGYDDVELSVPGTPSVAVP, encoded by the exons ATGGCGGTCAAGATGGCTCTGAATGGATATCTCTTCCTTCAGGGACTCTGTTTTGTCCTCCTCAGCATCGTGGTCGGGGGTCAAG CTCTGGAGCTTAGGCTGTTGGATGGAGGCCACCGCTGTGAGGGGAGAGTGGAAGTGAAGCACCGTAGAAGATGGGGCACCGTGAACCATTACCGCTGGGGTTTGCAGGATGCAGCTGTGGTGTGCAGACAGCTGGGATGTGGAGATGTTTTTCAGGCTCCCATAGCATCGTATTTTGGACCAGGGGTTGGCCCCATTTGGCTTTTCAATGTTTCCTGTGAAGGGACAGAGTCAGCTCTCCATGACTGTTCTCACAATCCTATTAGAGACTACAGTCGTGTTGGCCTTTTACACAGCCGGGAAGCTGGAGCAGTCTGCTCAG GATTTGTGCGTCTGGTTGGAGGGCACGGACCCTGCTCAGGACAAGTAGAAGTGCATTCTGAAGAAGACTGGACTCCAGTGTCTGATGGGAACTTTACCTtcctcacagcccaggttatCTGTGCAGAGCTGGGCTGTGGCAAGGCTGTGTCTGTCCTGGGACACATGCCCTTCAGAGAGTCAGATGGCCGAGTCTGGGAGGAAGAGTTTGGGTGTACCGGGGAGGAGTCTGAGCTCTGGTCCTGCCCCAGGGTGCCCTGTCCAGGAGGAACCTGCCGCCACAGTGGAGCTGTTCAAGTTGTCTGTTCAG CATACACAGAAGTGCGGCTCATGAACAACAGCACGTCTCAGTGTGAGGGACAAGTGCAGATGCATATTTCTGGAGGATGGAGAGCGCTCTGTGCCTCTCACTGGACCATGGCCAACGCCCATGTTGTCTGTCGTCAGCTCGGCTGTGGAGttgccacctccacccccagaggAACATACTTTGTTGAAGGAAGCGATCCGATCTGGAAAGCCCGATTTCACTGCTCGGGGGCTGAGTCCTTCTTGTGGAATTGCCCTATGACTGCCCTGGGTGCTCCTGACTGTGCCCTCGGAAACACAGCCTCTGTGATCTGCTcag GAAACCAGACCCAGGTGCTGCCCCAGTGCAACGACTCCGTGTCTGAACCGGGAGGCTCTGCAGCCTCCGAGGGGAGCCCGGCCAGCTGCTCAG ACAGCAGGCGGCTCCGCCTGGCGGACGGGGGCGGCCGCTGCGCAGGCAGAGTGGAGATCCTCCACCAGGGCTCCTGGGGCACCATCTGTGATGACGGCTGGGACCTGGCCGATGCCCACGTGGTGTGCAGACAGCTGGGCTGCGGACAAGCCGTGGATGCCTCGGCCTTGGCTCGCTTCGGGGCGGGATCCGGGCCCATCTGGCTGGACGAGCTGAACTGCACGGGGAAGGAGCCGCACGTGTGGAGGTGCCCTTCGCGGGGCTGGGGGCGGCACGACTGCAGGCACAAGGAGGACGCGGGGGTCGTCTGCTCAG AGTTCCTGGCCCTGAGGATGGTGAgcgaggaccaggagtgtgccggGTGGCTGGAAGTCTTCTACAACGGGACCTGGGGCAGTGTCTGCCACAGCCCCATGGATGACTTCACCTTGTCCATCGTCTGCAGCCAGCTTGGCTGTGGGGACAGGGGACAATTGGACACTTCTGTTGCCTTAAGGGAAGATTCTAGACCCCGGTGGGTTGATTTTATCCAGTGTCGGAGAACTGATACCTCTCTCTGGGAGTGTCCTTCTGACCCTTGGACATACAATTCCTGTTCTCCAAAGGAGGAAGCTTACGTCTCCTGTGCAG GAAGGAGAAACCAGAGCTGTCCAAGTGCTGCACCTTGCACAG ACAAAGAGAAGCTCCGACTCCGGGGAGGAGGCTCCCAGTGCTCAGGGCGAGTGGAGGTTTGGCACAGCGGCTCCTGGGGCACGGTCTGTGATGACTCCTGGAGCCTGGCAGAAGCCCAGGTGGTGTGTCAGCAGCTGGGCTGTGGCCACGCCCTGGAAGCCCTGGGAAGTGCAGCGTTTGGCCCTGGGAACGGGAGCATCTGGCTGGATGAGGTGCAGTGCAGGGGCAGCGAGCCCTCCCTGTGGGCCTGTGCTGCGGAGTCCTGGGGGCAGAACGACTGCAAGCACGAGGAGGACGCCGGGGTGAGGTGCTCTG gTGAGAGGACAACTTTGCCCCCCGCTACAGCAG GGACCAGACCACGCTCCAATCCGATCCCTGGCATCTTCTCCCTGCCTGGGATCCTCTGCCTCATCCTGGGCGCCCTCCTCTTCCTGGTCCTCGTCATCCTGGTGACTCAGCTGCTCAGTTGGAGAGCGGAGCGCAGAG CCTTATCCAGGGTCAAAGGCGCTGTCCATGAGGCTGTGTACGAGGAGATTGATTACCTTGCAACGACGAAGGAGGATCTGCTGCGCAGCTCGG GGTTCCTGTCAGATGACTCAGTGTCTCAACTGCCCTATTACACCGAGGAAGGTGCGGAGGACAGTGACCATAAATCCACTCCAG AGCCCCCGGATCAGAGGACCGAGGCCCCTGGTGAGGGTTATGATGATGCTGAAGAGGTACCACTGCCTGAGGCTCCCCCTGCCTCTCGGATGAGCGAGGGGGAGGTGCCCCCAGAGGAGGAGACTGGGATGAGGGCCTCGCAGACAG